Within the Nitrosococcus wardiae genome, the region CCTACGGCGTAAGTGGACATCGGCATCTCCCTGAAATTATTCAAGGACTTCATCAGGTCAGCCAAACTCCTGTAGGCTTAACTTTTGTCCCCCATCTCATTCCCATGATTCGGGGAATTCACGCCACCCTCTACGCTCAGCTCCAACAAGAAACCGATCTTCAAGCCGTTTATGAACAACGGTATGCCACGGCTCCCTTCGTCGATGTATTGCCGCCAGGGAGCCAACCAGAAACACGCAGCGTCCGAGGCAGCAATATGTGTCGCCTTGCTGTCCATCGTCCATCAGCGGGCAATACAGTCATCGTGCTTTCAGTGACCGATAACCTGGTGAAGGGCGCCTCCGGTCAGGCTGTCCAAAATATGAACCTTATGTTTGGCCAAGAAGAAACCTGCGGATTGACTAGCATTGCCGTCATCCCTTGATCTTAGTTTCTACCTAATCAAGAGTTTCTAGGCATAGATGGCAAAACGTACTGATCCCCGTATGGTTATTAGGGAACATCGCCCTTGGCGTGGGTGGCTCTTTAGCATCGCCTTAATAACTGTAAGTGGGATTGCGGGTTGGCTGCTTCCCTCCCACCTCCCTCCCTTGTTAGAACAAACGTCCAATAATACTCCTAATACTCCCTCTCCATCGGCACTGAATTCTCAGGAACGACTTTCCCATCTACAGCAGGAAAATATCCACCTGCGAGAACGGCTAGCCCAGATCCAACGGGAGCTGGAAGTGGAGCAGCATGCGCGTGCCGATCTCAGTGCCAATTTAGTGAACTTACAAGAGGAGATTCTGGGACTCAAACGTCAACTGGCGACTTATAAAGGGCTGGTGAAGTCCCTTGAGGAACAAGGTCTCCATATCCAGGATCTTACTTTTAGTAAGACAGCAACAGAACGGTTGCTCCACTACCGTCTGGTGCTTACTCAAGGTCGCAAAGTGGACCGCTTGGCCCAAGGCCAAGTCCATTTGGTCATTCAGGGTATATTAGAGGGAAAATCAGCCCGATTCGGACTCGATACCCTTTCTAAGGGTAACCCCGTTACATTTAGGTTCAAATATTTTCAAATCCTAGAAGGAGAGTTATTGCTGCCAAGAAATTTTAAACCGACTCAGGTTAAGATTGCCTTACTCCCCGAGGATAATCCTTCCAAACTAGTGGAACGGACCTTTGAGTGGAGATCAGTAGGAGGCTAGCAACTATACTTCAAGACCCACAATCCAAATTGACCACCCCTCGTCAGGAGAGCTTATGATGTTTAAATTTCAGAAAAAATCTAAGCGCAGAATTCAACTCGATACCTTAATTGGAGAGTATACCCGGCTTGAAGGCAATATCACCTTTAGCGGAGGGCTACGCGTGGAGGGGTATATAAAAGGAGATGTCATCGCTGAAGATGAAGATTCCCTATTGACGATCAGTCAGGATGGAGCTATTGAAGGCCAAGTTAAAGTTCCCTATATCATTCTTAGTGGTTCAGTTACGGGCGATGTCCACGCCAGCGAGCGCATTGATCTCGCACACCAAGCACGGATTCATGGAGATGTGTATTATCACTTTATTGAAATGGCGGTAGGCGCAAAAATCAACGGAAGTCTGATCCATATGGAAGAAAAGCAGATTCCTAACCTAAAACTAGCAGCTGGACCGGATATAGAAACTCCCCCCCCCGTACATGGTCTTAAAGAAAGTCATACTTGACTGTTTCAGTAGGTTTTAGATAATAGAGAGTTAATCTTTAAATTTTGGAGATCATGCGACCATGAGCACGACTAACGCCATGCCAAGTCCGTTAATATTTACCGATGCTGCCGCTAGCAAAGTCAAAGAGCTTATCGAGGAGGAAGGTAACCATAAGCTGATGCTGCGGGTATTCATTAGCGGTGGCGGGTGCTCTGGCTTCCAATATGGATTTACCTTTGATGAAACCTGCCATGAAGGTGATACGCAGGTGGAAAATGGTGGGGTCACCCTACTCATTGATCCCACAAGTTATCAGTACTTGGTAGGAGCGGAAATCGACTACACTGAGGGCTTGGAAGGAGCCCAATTTGTGATTCGTAATCCCAACGCCGCGACCACGTGTGGCTGTGGTTCTTCATTCTCAGTTTAAAAATCCCTCTACTCTTTTGGTTTTATTGCAGCGCGCCCGCTTGCTGCGGGCGTTTTGG harbors:
- a CDS encoding DUF6776 family protein, with protein sequence MAKRTDPRMVIREHRPWRGWLFSIALITVSGIAGWLLPSHLPPLLEQTSNNTPNTPSPSALNSQERLSHLQQENIHLRERLAQIQRELEVEQHARADLSANLVNLQEEILGLKRQLATYKGLVKSLEEQGLHIQDLTFSKTATERLLHYRLVLTQGRKVDRLAQGQVHLVIQGILEGKSARFGLDTLSKGNPVTFRFKYFQILEGELLLPRNFKPTQVKIALLPEDNPSKLVERTFEWRSVGG
- the erpA gene encoding iron-sulfur cluster insertion protein ErpA; this encodes MSTTNAMPSPLIFTDAAASKVKELIEEEGNHKLMLRVFISGGGCSGFQYGFTFDETCHEGDTQVENGGVTLLIDPTSYQYLVGAEIDYTEGLEGAQFVIRNPNAATTCGCGSSFSV
- a CDS encoding bactofilin family protein, encoding MMFKFQKKSKRRIQLDTLIGEYTRLEGNITFSGGLRVEGYIKGDVIAEDEDSLLTISQDGAIEGQVKVPYIILSGSVTGDVHASERIDLAHQARIHGDVYYHFIEMAVGAKINGSLIHMEEKQIPNLKLAAGPDIETPPPVHGLKESHT